The Leisingera daeponensis DSM 23529 genome includes the window CATTGAGCGGCTGAAGGCCTACGGAGCCGGCACGGAGCACATTGCCCGGGCCGAAGCACCAACGGGCCACGCCATCATTGCGGTGGAACCCGGCGGAGAGAACCAGATCATTCTGTTCCCAGGTGCCAACCGGTTGATCAGCCCGGACCAGCTGAGCAAGGCGCTGAATAAGGCAAACGCCGGCGACATTCTGGTGATGCAGAATGAAACCAGCATGCAGGCAGAAGCGGCGCAGCTGGGCCGGCAGCTGGGTCTAAGGGTATGTTATGCTGCGGCTCCGTTTGATGCGGATGCAGTTCAGGCGGTGCTGCCGTATCTGGATTTCCTGATCCTGAATGAGGTCGAGGCGCAGCAGCTTCAGCAGGCTACCGGCAAGTCGCCCGGTGAAATTGGCATCAAGGACGTGATCATTACCCTTGGCTCCAAAGGCGCCCGCCATATCGACGGTGAAACAGGCGCCGTTCTGGATGTGCCCGCGCTGCCGGTCACTGCGGTTGACACTACCGGGGCCGGCGACACCTTCACCGGCTATGTCCTGTCCGGGCTGGACCGGGGGCTGGCGATGGCGGAGGCGATGGATCAGGCCAGCCGCGCCGCGGCACTAATGGTCACCTGCCACGGTACCGCGGATGTGATTCCCGAGCTGGCAGAGGTTCAAGCCGCCCGTTTCTGATCCGGGCGGCCTGCCGCTTTGCCTGTCAACTGCGCCGGGGGCATGGGCCCGCGTTAATGCCCCTTGGCAAAAGGCGCCGCGGTGCCCCAAAGCCGCCCGACCCTTGCGTCCCGGCCGCAGGCCTGGCGGTACCGCTTGTAGGCTGCGGCTTGCCGCTTGGGTCCAAACCGGGTGAGCACCAGGCTATCCCCTTTGTAGTAGTCCTGGTGATAGTCCTCGGCTTTGTAAAAGGTCTTCGCCGGTAGCACCGGCGTCACGATCTGTTGCCCCAGGGCCTTCTGCGCCTCGGCTTTCACCCTGTTGGCCAGGGCCGTTTCCGCCTTGTTAGAGACAAAAACAGCTGTGCGGTAACTCTCGCCTCGGTCGCAGAACTGGCCGCCTGGGTCGGTTGGATCGACTGAGCGAAAGAACATCTCCAGCAACCGCTCCCTGGATACCTTGGCGGGGTCAAAGATGATCTGAACCGCCTCGTAATGGCCGCTGCCGCCGCGCGTCACGTCCTTGTAGGTTGGATTCTTCATGTCACCGCCGGTGTAGCCGGACACAGCCTCAATCACGCCGGGCACGCTTTCGAAATCGCTTTCCACACACCAGAAGCAACCTCCGGCCACGGTCAGAACTTCAGTGGACTGGGCCTGCAGCGGGTTGCTTTGCGCCAGGGTGCCAATGGCTATCAGACCCGCCAGAGCCAAAGGCTTCACTTTCTCGAAAACGCGCATCGCTGCCTCCATCCAGTATGATCCCACACTGCCGGCAGTATCCGTGTCGCTCAACCCGGCAGACGGGGTTTTCACAAACAGGTGACAGCAAGTTACCGCTTGGAAATTGGATCCAATCTTACTAACGTGCCGCCAGCAGGAGGATTCCATGACCAAAAAGATGAGCACCCACCAGGCCGAGGAAGACCGGCGAAACGACGAGATCCTGATTTACCTGAACGGCGAAATCGTTCCCAAAGCCGAGGCCAAGGTGAGCGTTTACGACAGCGGCTTCATGCTGGGCGATGGCGTCTGGGAGGGGCTGCGCCTGTACAACGGCACCTGGGCCTTCATGGATGAGCACCTGAACCGCCTGTTTGAGGCCGCCAAGGCCATCGACCTTGACATTGGCCTGGACCGGGAAGGGGTAGAAAATGCCTTGTTAGAGACACAAAAAGCCAATGGCATGACGACAGATGCCCATGCCCGGCTGATGGTTACAAGGGGTGTGAAGACACGGCCTTTCCAGCATCCCTCCCTGTCGCAGCAGGGGCCGACGATGACGATCATCATGGAACATTCGCGCCCGAACCTGCCGCGCCCGATCAAGCTGGCCACGGTGCCGCATATCCGGGGTCTGCCGATGACACAGGACCCTAAGCTGAATTCCCATTCCAAGCTGAACTGCATCCTCGCCTGTATCGCAGCGGAAAAAGCGGGTGCGGATGAGGCGCTGATGCTGGACGTGAATGGCTTCGTGAACACCACCAACGCCTGCAACTTCTTCATCGTGCGCAAGGGTGAGGTTTGGACCTCCACGGGGGATTATTGCATGAACGGCATCACCCGGCAGAAGGTGATTGATCTGTGCCGCGAAAACGGCATCCCGGTTCGTGAACGGAACTATTCTCTGGTCGACACATACGGCGCGGAGGAAGCCTTCCTCACCGGGACGTTCGGCGCGCAGACCCCGGTAGGGGAAATCGACGGGCGGCAGATCGGCAGCGGAAAGATGGGTCCGATGACTGAGCGTATCAGGGGCCTCTACAAGAGCCTGATTGAGAAGGAGTGTGCGTGATGCGGATTGCCATGTGGTCAGGACCACGGAACCTGTCGACCGCGATGATGTATGCCTTTGGCAACCGCGGCGATTGCGCAGTGGTGGATGAACCGTTTTATGCCGCTTATCTGGCGATGACCGGTCTTGACCATCCGATGCGGAGTGAGATTCTGGACAGCCAGCCGCAGGACCCAGAAGCGGTGGCCAAGGCTCTGCTTGGGCCGGTTCCGGGGGCGAAGCCCTACTATTATCAAAAACACATGACCCAGCACATGATCCCGGGGGTGCCTCGGGATTGGATGCGTGAGGCGGTCAATGTCTTTCTGATCCGTCATCCGGCGCGGGTGATCGCCTCTTATGCGGCAAAACGGGAGAATCCCACGCTGGAGGATATCGGTTTCCGCCAGCAGGCAGAGCTGTTTGACCAGGTGCGCAGCTGGGGGCAGACGCCGGTGGTGGTGGATAGCCACGATATCCGCGAACACCCGGCGACGAAACTGGAGCAGCTGTGCGACGCAATCGGCATACCCTATTCCCCGAAGATGCTGAACTGGCCCAAGGGCGGGCACAAGGATGACGGCGTGTGGGCTGAACATTGGTATGGCGCGGTCTGGAATTCTACCGGATTTGCCGGTGCCGAAGGGCCGCTCCCAGACGTGCCGGACGCGCTGCAGCCCGTGCTGCAGGCGGCAATGCCCTATTATGAGCAGATGAAAGCGGTGAAGATCTGATGTGCGGAGGGGGGGCTTCGCCCCCTGCGCTCACTTCCAGAAAATTTAGGGCGAGAGGAAGGGGATCAGCCGATCAGCTTGCTCAGTTTCATGGCGACGCCCATGTCGCCGGACACCTTGATCTTACCCATCATCACCGCGGTCATCGGGTTCAGCTTGCCGGCGAGCAGCTTTTGCAGATTGTCCGCGGACAGACGGAGCGTGCAATCAGTGTCCTGGTCCTGGGTTGTGGCGTCCCCTTGGGCGAGCACAATCACGCCCTCGTCGCCGCAATCGAATTTAAGTGAGCCGTCGAAGGTTTTTCCGGTCAGGCCGTCGCGGATACCTGCTGCGATGTCTTCAAGTGCCATGTTGTCCTCCCTTGCCTGACGCGAGCGTTAGGCAGGCAAGGCGGTCCGGGCAACATTGACCAAGGGGGAAGCGGGCGAATTACCCGCCGGCAAGCGCGTCCCGGGTCAGGGGGCAGGGCTGTCCATCGTAGAAGGCATCAAGCACTTGCTGAAATTCTGCCGGCGCGCCGGGCACAGCAGCAAACAGTGTCATCGAGGAGCGCAGCTTCTTGGCGTCGATGCTGCCGAGGATCTGCCCAGGCTTTTTACTGCGGTGCTGCAGCATCAGCTGGCTGACCTCGACCAAGCGGGCGCGCAGTTTTTCGTGGTTCAAGTAGGCCGTGGCCTCAGTCAGGTCCTCGATCCCGTAAAGCTGCGCCATGTGGGAGCGGCCGAGCTCGGCCAGTTGGGGAAAGACGAACCACATCCAGTGGCTCGTCTTCTCACCTGCTGAGAGTTCTCTCAGGACAGCCGCCCAGACGGTGTCCTGAGCTTCGACAAACATGTCCAGCTCTTCCGCGAAATCATCCTCGAAATCGCTATCTATGCCGTCGTGATCACTCACTTTTTGATCCGGCGCTCGCGGGCGGCCAGAAGTTTGAGACGCAGGGCGTTCAGCTGAATGAAGCCTGCGGCGTCTTTCTGGTCGTAGGCGCCGGCGTCTTCCTCAAAGGTCACATGCGCCTCGGAGTAGAGCGAATTTTCCGACCAGCGGCCAACGGTGGAGGCCAAGCCCTTATAAAGCTTCACGCGCACGGTGCCGGAGACGAATTCCTGGCTCTTGTCGATGGCGGCCTGCAGCATTTCGCGCTCCGGCGAGTACCAGAAGCCGTTGTAGATCAGCTCTGCGTACTGTGGCATCAGCTGGTCCTTCAGGTGCATCGCGCCGCGGTCCATTGTGATGGATTCGATACCGCGGTGGGCTTCCAGCAGGATGGTGCCGCCCGGGGTCTCGTAAATGCCGCGGGACTTCATGCCGACGAACCGGCCTTCGACCAGGTCGAGGCGGCCGATGCCGTGCTTGCGGCCGTACTCATTGAGTTCGGTCAGGATGGCGGCGGGGCTCATCGCCTCGCCGTTGATGCTGACCGCGTCGCCCTTTTCAAACCCGATCTCGATGTACTCGGGGGTATCGGGCGCCTCTTCCGGATGCACGGTGCGCTGGTAGACGTAATCGGGCGCTTCCTGCGCCGGGTCTTCCAGTACCTTGCCCTCGGATGAGGTATGCAGGAGGTTTGCATCGACCGAGAAGGGGGCTTCGCCGCGCTTGTCCTTGGCGACGGGGATCTGATGCGCCTCCGCAAATTCCAAGAGCTTGGTGCGCGAGGTCAGGTCCCACTCGCGCCACGGCGCGATCACCTTGATGTCGGGGTTCAGAGCGTAGGCTGCCAGTTCGAAACGGACCTGGTCGTTGCCTTTGCCGGTGGCGCCATGGGCGACGGCGTCGGCGCCGGTAGCTTCTGCAATCTCAACCAGGCGTTTGGAGATCAGCGGGCGGGCGATGGAGGTGCCCAGCAGGTAGAGGCCCTCATACACCGCATTGGCGCGGAACATCGGGAACACGAAGTCGCGGACAAATTCCTCGCGCACATCCTCGATGAAAATGTTCTCTGGCTTGATGCCCAGCATTTCCGCTTTCTTGCGGGCGGGCTCCAGCTCTTCACCCTGGCCGAGATCGGCGGTGAAGGTGACAACTTCGCAGCCGTATTCGGTCTGCAGCCATTTCAGGATGATCGAGGTGTCGAGGCCACCGGAATAGGCGAGCACAACTTTCTTGGGCGCGGACATGGAATTCCCTCTCAGGTCAGAACGCCTGCGGCGTATAGGGTTTTGGCCGCAAGAGCAAGGATTTCCGGGGTTTTCAATACGGGTCCGCACGCCTAACGTGCGCAGCAAGAAAAAAAGATATTTTGGAGAAAGCCCTGATGAAAGGCTGGAGTATTTTCACCCACTCAGTTGGAATGGTGACGCGGAATTTTACCTGGGCTGTACGTATCGCCTTGGTGCCAGTGCTTCTCGGGTTTGGGTCGATCTATGCAGTGCTCACCTCGGCTGGCCTGTCAATCACGGTCTTCGCCGATGAGGCCGCGATGCAAGAAGCTATGCTGTCCGGAAAACTCGGAGCGTCATTCTTTCTAGCGACGTCGATCTTGCTGTTGGTCGAGCTTTGGGTTTTCGTTTCCTGGCATCGCTTCATCCTGCTTGAAGAATACCCGGAAGGCTGGTTTCCTCGCTTCCGGGGGGGACGGATACTCTCCTATTTTGGGCATGGCCTGCTTATTGGCTTCCTTGTGCTCCTGCTAACGGTTCCAATGTTTGCCATATTCTTCCTGCTTGCCCTGACCTTGGGGCAGACAGGTCAAGCACTGGCGCTGACCTTCGCATTTGGCTACTTCATCTTCCTCTTCATCGTGATCTACAGATTTGCGCCTATTCTGCCTGCAGCTGCCATTGGAAAGCCCCTTAAAATCAAGGATGCTTGGAACGCGACAGCAGGTTCGGGCGGAGCCATTATTCTGGTTTTCATTCTGCTGGCAGTCATGCAATTTGCGCTGCAAGTTGTTACAGGGTTGTCGATTTCCGTTTTCGCACCGCTTGGGTTTGCCTTTGCCGCGCTCACTATGCTGGTAATGACCCTCGTGAACGTCAGCATACTTACGACGTTCTACGGCCATTACGTCGAAGGCCGCCCGGTCTGATCACCGGTATTCTTATGTATGCTTTGCACCCGCCTCTTGCCTTAGGGGCGGGCATGCGCCACTGAAGGATACATGAGCGATTTCAAGACCCAGGCCCGCGCCGCCGAACAGGCGATGCGCGATGTGTTTCCCGCAACGCCCTTGCAGCGCAACGTGCATCTGTCCGAACGTTTCGGCGCCGATATCTATCTCAAGCGCGAAGACCTGAGCCCGGTCCGCTCTTACAAGATCCGCGGCGCGCTGAACGCTATGCGCAAGCAGCCGGATCAGGAGCTGTTCGTTTGCGCCTCTGCCGGCAATCACGCCCAGGGCGTGGCCTTCATGTGCCGCCACATGGGCAAACGCGGGGTGATCTTCATGCCGGTCACCACGCCGCAGCAGAAGATCCAGAAAACCCGGATGTTCGGCGGCGACAATATCGAAATCCATCTGGTTGGCGACTATTTCGACATTTGCCTCGCTGCCGCGCAGGAATGGTGCGCGCAGGAAGGCGGGCACTTCCTGTCGCCCTTTGACGACGCCGATGTGATTGAGGGTCAAGCCTCCATTGCAGTGGAGATTGAGGCGCAGCTGGGCAAGGCACCGGATCATATCCTGCTGCCGGTGGGCGGCGGCGGCATGTCGGCGGGCGTTTCCTCCTGGTTTGGGGAGGGGGTTCACTGCCTGTTTGTCGAGCCGGAAGGCGGCGCGTGCCTGCGCGCGGCGCTGATGGCGGGCAAGCCGGTGCCGCTCGACACGGTCGATACCTTTGTAGATGGCGCCGCGGTGGGACGGATCGGCGATCTGCCGTTTGACATTCTGAAGGACGTGCCGCTGCCGGATGCCCTGGCAATCTCCGAGGACCGGATCTGCGCCACCATCATCGAGATGCTGAATGTCGAGGGGATCGTGCTGGAACCGGCTGGCGCGCTGTCGGTCGAGGCGCTGCAGGATGTGCGGTCCTGGATTCGCGGCAAGACGGTGGTCTGCGTCACCTCCGGCGGGAATTTCGATTTTGAACGGCTGCCCGAGGTCAAGGAACGGGCGCAGCGCTATTCCGGGGTGAAGAAATACTTCATCCTGCGGCTGCCGCAGCGGCCTGGCGCACTGAAGGAATTCCTGGGCATCCTGGGTCCTGAGGACGACATCGCCCGCTTTGAATACATGAAGAAGTCAGCGCGCAACTTTGGTTCTGTTCTGATCGGGATCGAAACCAAACGGCCGGAAAATTTTGAGCAGCTGTTCGCGCGGCTGGATGCGGCTGGGATGACCTATACGGACATCACCCGGGACGAAACGCTGGCGCAATTCGTCATCTGATACCTGCGGCGGAGGTCAGAATTTTTCGGACATGCCCGCCAAAAAAGCAGACTTGGAAGCCTGAAAGTTGGTGATGATGGCGGGAACGTCGACGCCATTCGCTTCGCCCTGCGCTGACTTCCTCTCCCCGTCCAGGCAGAGTGCGGAGAAGTCTGCAAACCCGAGGTTGAGCGCGCTGCCTTTCAGGAAGTGCAAGTCCTGCTCCAACTGGCTGCGGTCGCCGCCCTGCAGCTTACCGATAACCTCTTCGACTTCTTCAAGAAATATCTCTACGACTTCCTCGAAATCTTCAGCGCCCACTTCTTCGCGCAGCTCGGTCACGCGCGGCCAGTCAATCATGTCTCTTGTCCCTACGATCATTCGCCATGCGCGATTTCTTAAGTTGATTGCAGTAAAAATATAGTGAAATAAAGGGGGAAGCTCAAATTTTAGGTTTCACCGCCTGTTAAATTTCTGGACCGATAGTATCACAAGACTGTCTGATTTTGCCATTTGTGAGGTGCCTTCGGTGCTGCCAGAAAGTTCGATGGACAACGAGGACCACACAGTGGCCGGATCAATACGCCGTGTGCTGGTTGTCGATGACAGCCGCCTGCAGAGACGCATCCTTGTGGCTTCACTCAAGAAATGGGGTTTTGAGGTCGTCGAGGCTGAGAGCGGCGAGGCTGCGATGGAGATCTGCCAGGCTGAAACGCCCGATCTGATCCTCAGCGACTGGATGATGCCGGGCATGAACGGGCTGGAGTTCTGCCGCGCCTTCCGGTCCCGCTCAAGCGAGGATTATGCCTATTTCATCCTGTTGACCTCCAAAAGCGAAAAGAACGAGGTTGCCGAGGGGCTTGATGCCGGCGCCGATGATTTCCTGACCAAGCCGGTAAGTTCCGACGAGCTGCGCGCGCGTATTTCTGCGGGCGAGCGGATCCTTCGTATGCAGCGGGAGCTGTCAGAGAAGAACCGCATCGTCTCCGAAACCCTGGGTGAGCTGCAGCGTGTGTATGACGCGATCGACAAGGACCTGATCCAGGCCCGCAAGATCCAGGAATCGCTGGTGCCGGAACTGTCCAAGACCTTTGGTTCCTCCACCGTCAGCCTGCTGCTGAAACCCTGCGGGCACATCGGTGGCGACCTGGTGGGCATGTTCTCTCCCGGCGTGAACCGAATCGGCTTCTACTCCATTGACGTGTCGGGTCATGGCATCACCTCCGCAATGATGACAGCACGGCTGGGCGGATACCTGTCCTCCAACTATTTCGATCAGAACGTCGGCATGGAAAAGCGGTTCAACCGCTTCTACGCCCTGCGCCAGCCGGAAGAAGTGGCCAGCCTGCTGAATGCCAGGTTGATCGCCGACACCGGCATCGAAGAATACTTCACCATGGCCTACTGCATTGCTGACCTGCGCAGCGGGGTCGTCAAGATGGTGCAGGCCGGGCATCCACACCCGCTGCTGCTGCGGAAAAACGGCAAGATGGAATTTATTGGCAAAGGCGGCGTTCCGGTGGGGCTGGTGCCGGATATCGGCTATAGTCAGGAAGAATTCACCATGGAGCGCGGCGACCGCCTGCTGCTGTTCTCCGACGGCTTCACCGAGGCGCGGCTGGAAGATGGTTCCATGCTGGAACCGGAAGGCCTGCTTGAGCTGGTAGAGAAATGCGGTTCCGGCCAAAGCGGCAAGGAATTCCTGGATGATCTGTACTGGCACCTGACCCAGGTCATGAGCAAAGAGCACGGGTTGGAAGATGACGTTTCAGCCACCTTGTTCGAATATCAAGGACCCTGAATCTGTCTTAGCTTCCGCCTGATGGTATCCCGGCCGCGGCTGGGATTTTGTGTATTTTGGAGGTTGGTTCAGACAGGCTCACAAACGTGCTGCCAGCCGGGCTGCAAAATGGCGGTCTCCGGCGTTGCCCAGCCTGACGGCAGCCTCCTGCGGATCGATCCACAGCGCTTCATGCCCGTCCTCCAACGGCGGGCCGATGCGGCGCAGCGGTCGGGCAACATAAATGTGGCACAGCTTCTCGGCCCACAGATCGTATTCGGGCATATAGGCGAAGCGACGGAATACCCCCAGTTTGCGCGGGGCAGAGATTTTCCAGCCGGTTTCTTCATACACCTCCCGATGCAGGGCAGGGACCGGTGATTCGCCAGGGTCGATGCCGCCGCCCGGCAGCTGCAGGTCAGGGTGGGGATCGTACTGGCAGGTGATCAGCAGCTTGCCGCCGCGCGGCAGCAGAGCATAGGCCCCCGGCCGCATCCGGTAGCGCTGGCCCTTCTGCGGGGTGTCGCCAAAACGTCTGATCACGGGCAGCCCCCTTCACTCCAGCGGCGTTTCTCCTATATAGCCCCGGTATGCCAATCCCCGGCGCTTAAGGAAACCCCATGACTCTTGGTTCTAAAATCGCGTGGGACGACACTGTCCTGCCCTTCCAGCTTGATGTATCCGACATGCGCGGCCGCGTGGCGCGGCTGGACGGCGTGCTGGATGGTATCCTGAAACAGCATGACTATCCGCCAGCGGTTGAGGCATTGGTCGCTGAGATGGCGCTTCTGACCGCGCTCATTGGCCAAACGATTTCGCTGCGCTGGAAACTGTCGCTGCAGGTGCAGTCCAAGGGCGCGGTACGGATGATTGCCACCGATTATTATGCACCGCAGAAAGAAGGTGAAATCGGCAAGATCCGCGCCTATGCCAGCTTTGACCGCGGCCGCCTGACCGATGGCGATCCGTTCGAGCAGGTGGGCGAAGGGTACTTCGCGATTCTGATCGACCAGGGCACCGGCACCCAGCCTTACCAGGGCATTACACCGCTGGCCCAAGGTTCGCTCAGCGCCTGCGCCGAGGCGTATTTCGCTCAGTCCGAACAGCTGCCCACGATGTTCAAGCTGAGCTTTGGCAAGTCGGCTGAACCCGGCGTGCCCGAGCATTGGCGCGCAGGCGGCGTGATGCTGCAGAGCATGCCCAAGGCGTCGCCCTTCGCGGCCCAGGGCGAAGGAACGGGCGAGGTTCTGCAAGCCGCCGATCTGGTGACCGGCGACGAGGAAGAGAACTGGAACCGCGTCACCATGCTGCTGAATACGGTTGAGGATCTGGAACTGATCGGCCCGTCGGTCACACCGGCGGACCTTCTGGTGCGATTGTTTCACGAGGAACAGCCGCGGGTCTATGACTTCCAGCCGGTGCGCTTCGGCTGCACCTGCTCGGAAGACCGCGTGCGCCAGAGCCTGTCGATCTACTCGGCCAAGGACATCGAGAAGATGACTACGGGCGACGGCCGGGTGACTGCGGACTGCCAGTTCTGCGGTGCGCATTATGACCTGGATCCCGAGTCGCTGGGCTTTGAAGCGGAAATTCCGCCCAGTGATTGAGGCAGTGCGGGATCTTGAGGACAGAATAGCCGCTGCGCTGCAGCTTCAGGGCAACGGCTCTTCTGACTTTGACCTCAACCCCGGCACGGTGCTGCCGGAGGGGCGCAAGTTGCGGGCTGCCGGGGTGCTGGTGCCGGTTTCCATTGCGTCGGGCTCGCCGCGGCTGATCCTGACCAAACGGTCCTCAGCGCTCAAGCACCATCCGGGACAGATCGCGTTTCCCGGCGGCAAGGTCGATGCGGGCGACAAGGACGCCTGCGCTGCCGCTCTGCGCGAGGCCTGGGAGGAAATCGGACTGCCGCAGGACCTGCCTGAAATCCTTGGCTGCCTGCCCGAGCACGAGACGGTGACCGGATTCTCCGTCACCCCGGTTGTCGCGTTGATCCGTGAAGACTTCGCGGCCCGCCCGGAAGCGGGCGAAGTGGCTGAAGTGTTCTCGGTGCCGCTGGGGCACGTTCTGGACACGGACAACTACATCATCGAATCGCGCCGCTGGCGCGGCACCCGCCGGCGCTATTATACCGTTCCCTACGGGCCCTATTACATTTGGGGCGCCACTGCGCGGATGCTGCGCGGCTTTGCGGCACGGATGGAGAGCTGATGCGGATTGACCAGCCCTGGCTGAACGACAAGGCAACGCAGGCGGTTTGCGAGGCTGTCACGGCGGATGGCGCGCAGGTGCTGTTTGTCGGAGGCTGCGTGCGCAACGCACTGCTGTGCGAGCCGGTTTCCGACATGGACATCGCTACTGATGCACGGCCGGAGCAGGTGATGGAACTGGCCGCCCGCGCCGGGATCAAGGCGGTGCCGACCGGGATCGACCACGGCACGGTGACGCTGGTCAAAAATGGCATCCCGCACGAAATCACCACTTTCCGCAAAGACGTGGCGACCGATGGCCGCCGGGCTGTTGTGGCGTTTTCCACCGATATCGCTGAGGACGCCCGCCGCCGCGATTTCACCATGAACGCGATCTATGCGCGCCCGGATGGCGAGATCGTCGATCCGCTGGGCGGGCTTGCGGATCTGACCAAGCGCCGGGTGCGGTTCATCGGCACCGCGGAACACCGCATCCGCGAGGACTACCTGCGCAGCTTACGGTATTTCCGCTTTCACGCCTGGTACGGCGATCAGGCAGAGGGATTTGATCCGGATGCGCTGGCAGCGATTTCCGCCAATCTGGACGGTCTGGCCTCGCTGTCCAAGGAGCGGGTCGGCGCGGAGCTGCTGAAACTGCTGGCGGCGCCCGATCCTGCGCCGTCTGTTGCAGCAATGCGGCAGGCTGGCGTGCTGGCGCGGATTCTGCCCGGCGCGGATGACCGGACGCTTGCGCCGCTGATTCATCTGGAGGCCGGGCGGGCGGCGTCCGGCATCCGCCGCCTTGCCGCGCTGGGCGGGGAAGGCCTGCAGGAGGCC containing:
- a CDS encoding CoA pyrophosphatase, producing MTWIPSRWALKRKFRPVIEAVRDLEDRIAAALQLQGNGSSDFDLNPGTVLPEGRKLRAAGVLVPVSIASGSPRLILTKRSSALKHHPGQIAFPGGKVDAGDKDACAAALREAWEEIGLPQDLPEILGCLPEHETVTGFSVTPVVALIREDFAARPEAGEVAEVFSVPLGHVLDTDNYIIESRRWRGTRRRYYTVPYGPYYIWGATARMLRGFAARMES
- a CDS encoding CCA tRNA nucleotidyltransferase gives rise to the protein MRIDQPWLNDKATQAVCEAVTADGAQVLFVGGCVRNALLCEPVSDMDIATDARPEQVMELAARAGIKAVPTGIDHGTVTLVKNGIPHEITTFRKDVATDGRRAVVAFSTDIAEDARRRDFTMNAIYARPDGEIVDPLGGLADLTKRRVRFIGTAEHRIREDYLRSLRYFRFHAWYGDQAEGFDPDALAAISANLDGLASLSKERVGAELLKLLAAPDPAPSVAAMRQAGVLARILPGADDRTLAPLIHLEAGRAASGIRRLAALGGEGLQEALRLSKAQASHLAAIRKAAAGTAQARELGYRLGAQKALDALLLRAALLEQPLPPDLETDIAQGARAVFPVKARDLQPDLTGPDLGAAMKKMEANWIASGFTLCREELLDSLR